GCTAAAGGAGGAAAAAAGCATTGTAATTGTTTGAAGACAGATTATCAGCAGGGCGGCATTAGTGAGTAGTGAGCTTCATTCCTTTACAAATTTTTTTTCCAAAgcttcaaggaatattttatttctCTACAAACAACTTTGCAGTTTGCGCTTGCATTCATTTTTTGCACAAAATGAAATGGGCAGCAACAGTGACAATGGTGAACATGAAGTAGTAAACAGAAAAATAAGAGTTTTGGCTGGGGATCCATCAAGGAGTGGAAGTAGTGTGAATGAACAAAACCACATAGCCCATTGTGGTGCCCTTGCAACCCCTTCAATTGTTATGCAAAGGGCCCTTTCAAACCAGTTAAACCTCTTCTCCCATTTGTAACAGGAAGagacaaagacaaaaagaaaaatttgGGGGGTAGTAGTGTTTGGTTTTGTCATATTTAGAGCAAAAAAGTTGGTTGTCATATTTTCAACAAAAAATTTAGAGGGAGCTACACTAGGGTATATAGTCACCACTTGGGCATTTCATGACAGGGGATTGACGTTTGTCCACGAATAAACATATCTGAGAAGGTAAAGAGTATGATGCCAATAGACTCTACATAATCTGCCCTGTCATCCATGGTTACTACTAGTGATATTGATGTTCTGTCAAGAGGAAAGAGAAAGACTAGTGGTAGCGAGAGAGCAGGGACAATTGCAGGTATCTTTCATGGGAAGTAGCAAAGGCTTACATTAACATTTTTTCTTTACCCATGCCATCTCATTTCATGTGGCACATTCTAACTACACAAACAAATTAGCTAGCATGGTGGTGGAAGGTGCTAACAAACACATCTATTGGACCTTGTGTTGTGTTCATGTATTGAAAGACATAGGAAGATAAACTAGATGAAAAATGTGGTGGTAGAAGCTATATATTCAAATGTTTATTTGCAAACACCATACCTCGCTTTCTTTAGGACAGGAATTTTTTAAGGAAGTAAATTCCTCAAAGCTATAGAGACTAGATATGCCAATTACTTCATCTTGTTCCGGAGGATTCTTGAGGTGAAGGCAGATTTACAATCAATGATGGTTGATCCAAAGTGAGGTAGATAGCATGACTAAGAGAAAATCTATGAAACAAAAGATCCTCGATGACAATTGGCGATCCACTATGAAGTatgagaatttttatttttttaatttaagtattaatttattaatgttttaaaGTTTAACTTGATAGTTTTATTCGTTTTTGTATCAGAATTCACTTTGTCATTTGAGTCCTAAAATCTtattcttttttgaatttttttctaccAACAAAAGATTTATGAGACATTTGACAGCATGGTTGAGCAAAAAAAGAAAGCAATTTATAATAGAGATCCTAATTTGGGATTATGTGAGCCTCAAGTATATTGTGACGTAACAGTAGAATGCCATGAACACACCACTTCAGTGCTTAGAGTACTTCCTAGTGATAACGAGAAGGTAAAAAAAAGCTTAATGATGACCTTTTGAAAAATGTATCCAAATGAGAAATCAATCTTGCTTCAAACACAATGGCTTGCCTTTGCTAGTCTTTGCAATCCAACATTTAGCAAATGAAAGGCAAAGATAGCCCAATTCAATCTTATTGGATGGTAGAAATGGCATGGCAAGGATACACCACAATTGAGGATGTTTGCCATTCACCTCCTTTTCACAAGTTGCTACTTCCTCTACTACAAAAAGGAATTGGTCCACATACAACTTCCTCCACTATCTAAGAGGAACAACTTACCTCTTCACAAGAGAAGTTGGTGGTCTTGCATAGTGCCATGTGACTTCAAGATCAACAAAATATAGTTTTACAATGGGATGTTGATCCAATTTACACCACACAAATTGATGAGGCATATGAGGGTTTGGTGGGTGTTACATTGGATGAGGTATCCCCGGATATTGGTAATGATTAGATTTAAAATCTACTTTTGATTTATGTGAGGATGAGGCAAAGACAAAGCAGCAATAGATCTCAAATTGCTTACACTTTATCATTTTGTACTTGTAGCCTTTTGGCCTTTTCATTTTGGTGTATTAAGTATATGCAAATTGGTAATGAAACTCACTTGAAATGATTAGACATTGACAATTTGTTAATTAAACTTTGTTTGTTAACTCGTGTTCTCAATTCAACTCTATTATTTCATTATATGGTTCTATAATGACATGTATGATGAATGTCTTCTATATGACTAACTGAAATTTCCTATAtcttttaaattttccctattttttattgTCGTCCCTAAGAAAAGGCCTCCTATCCCATATTAACATCCCCCCATTTCTTGCCATCCCCATCATAGAAACTTGGTGTAAAATAGCTTCAAACCCAAGAGTCCTAGCAACCATTATTTCATCAATACGACATGAATGTCCATGCCATGGGCATTACTCAAAGGTAAAGTTTGCAAACATGAAACTCTTCTCTCGAGATGAATATAGCACTGTCAAACGCTGAAAACTTTCACCCTTGGATAATCCTTAACAAGCAATAGGCCTTAATGAGCTAGTAATAAATTTCAATCCCAAAGGCCTTGATTGTAACAAACACTCAAGCCTGAAATGCCTTCAACACCAAACGTGCTAGTAACCAATGTTTCATCAAAGGAATATGGATTTCCATGCCCTAGGAGTTACTCAAAGGTAAACATTGCAAAAACAAAAAAgttcaaagaagaataaaaatagCAATTCTTCTCTTGTTATAAGATTGATGCAGGGGCATCATATTTTGAATGCTCTTTTCACTTTATAACCCAACCTCACGTAACCACCGTATCTGCAAGGCAAAGTCTTTTTagtgtttttttattattttggaatttttgaCTGTTTGGGCAGCATCTACCCACGTACAGCTGTGTTATTGCCCCAAGAGGAAGCCCAAATCATAGCCTAATGGTTTAGGGGGGAAATTTTGAACTCAAAACAGGTGGGTGAGCATTTAATGTAGATTTCTATTGGCTGCAATCAGTTTAGGCCGGATTTTTTGGAAGTTTCAGAATTTTTGGGGGATTTTCAGTTTTGAAGAGAGAACAAAAAAAAGAAGAGGATACAGAGAGGATAACAAGGAAGAGAGAGGATAGAAGATTCAAGAGGGAAGTAAATAAGGGTAGAGGGGGAAAAGAAGGTCACAAGAACCCAAAACAGAGAGCAGGGTGAAGACGTGAGCACACAGGGAGAACAGAGGAGTGCAGATTTTGGCCTAGAACTCAGTGAATGTATTGTAAATGGCTGTAAACAACCATATTTCTGATTTGAAGTAATGTAATATtgctcattatatatatatatgtttgcagTCTTTGGTTGTGCTTGCTCTGTGAATGGTTATTATCAGAGTTTTCTACTCAATGAGTAAAATGTGTGTATGTGTTTGACCACGTGGGTATTTTTATGAGTGCTACTGATGATTAAATCCCATGTTTCCTTGTTTCAAATAGTTTTTACAAATTTTAATTTCTACCCAGTCACTTGTGTTCTGTCCTACAACAACAAAATGTATTTTCTATTATTTCCTGCTCCTGCAGCATAAATTGTGCCCATGTAGCAATAGTTTAGAACCTGCAGCCTCCGTGGGTTTTCTTCTGCGAGTGTTTGTGGCACCTTCAGCTGGCTGGGTGCCATCAGAGACAAAATCAAGGAGGTGTTAATACCTTAGAAAAATTGTAACCACGGGGAGGCGGTCCCCCAATGTGACCCCTACTGGTTCAAAGCTCCAGTCAAAAAAGtgattaccgatcaaaaaaaaaactaAGTATCGGTCAGCCAGACCCTAAAATTAACGAATTATTATAGGAAGAAAAATCATGTAACATCCCATTTCAATAAAATATGTGTCACTAAATAGGAAGGCATTAAATTCCAATACATGTATTGTGTTACactaaaatataaaatcaaatgcaTGTATGGCAATATAAAGATTGTTTACTTCAGAGCAAAGGAAAAACAAATGCACATAAATTAACTACAAAAGTTCAACTTCATCCCTTTATTCCAATTAAACATAGTAGGTACCATTGCAATTTAGCAGTAAAAAAGGGACCATAATCATTAACCTGAAATAAACTATGGAAACCTCCGTTTTATGTTTCTCATTTCACTAACAATAACATGGTAAATGCTGTACTCGTGCCAGTGATGCTAGAATATCAAAATTATAAAAGTGGAAAATAGAAGAGATGTAGACTGTAGATATAAGCAGTACACGTAAAAGAAGTCAATATAATTAATTAAACATAGTAGGTACCATTGCAATTTAGCTGCAAAAAAAGGACCATAATTATTAACCTGAATTAAACTATGGAAACCTCCGTTTTATGTTTCTCATTTCACTAACAATAACATGGTAAATACTGTTCTCGTGCCAGTGATGCTAGCATAACAAAATTATAAAAGTGGAAAATAGAAGAGATGAAGACTGTAGATATAAGCAGTACATGTAAAAGAAGTCAATATAATTAATCAAACTAAAACACAACTTGCACATGACATAAAGAGAATACATCAGCAATTAATATCCCTCAGATGAATGGGGATACTCTTACTTAGCAGCTCTATATGATTATGTGTAGTCCTGATTCTCATAAATATCAGTGCATGAAGTTAACAACTACCATACCTGTTCAACTGATCACATTATTATAATACAGGCTAGTCCAAATTATTATCCATTTGTATCTATAAATACTATTTATAATCCTGCAGTCATAACTGTATtattcttgatcttcaggtgtcaAAAGAATGCCCGACTTCCATAATAAACTCTGGCACCTTCCTTCTTTCCAGTTTCTATTTTTTTCTGTTTTGATGTAGTGTCAGTATTATCATCAGATTCATTGGTTTCAATATCCATTGGAAGTTTCATCTTTGCCAGTGACTCGGTAAATTGTTGCATACTCTTCATATACATATCAACAATCTGTTGCTGCACAACAGTCTGATCAGGTTCAAGATTTATGCTTATCAGAGGTTTTGTAAATATTGGTTCTGAGTTCCTTTCAGTCATCCTAGTTTCAGAACTTGACCCTGTTCCTTCCTTGTCTGTATCCTCCTCGGAAGACAAAGCTCTCTGGTTGTCACCAGAGACATTACCATGTGCGGAAGTTGGAGTCTCAGCAGAACTTTCAAATGTTGGAATCGTGGCAGGTGATGAACCGTGTGAATGAGAAGATTCGCCCACTGAGCTGCTCTTCTGCTCCCCGAAATCAAGGAAACTATGCTCTTCACTTAAACTTGTAGTTGTGGAACTCACAATTCCTGTGTGGGATGAATTTTCGCCATCAGTTGGGTTCCTGTAAGCAAATAGGTTAGTTTCCTGTGTTGAAGAATGAGGATCTGCATGTTTCTCCTCCTCTGCATTCAGTGACATGTCATAATCATCGTCTGCAATGGGAGTTGCACCTAAATGTAAAAATGTCACTCCAGAAAATCCAGTCTGATCTGCTACCTGGAATTCAGACTTCGACTCATTCTCCATCTTTATTTCATTAGATGCCATCTTGAAATATTCTGAAACCAATTGCTCATTCTGTCTAGCAATCtccatgtctggaaattcaatgCTACCATAATCAACAGGTCTCAACTCCTCCGAGCTACGATCGAGCAGAACAACCTCTGAGCTTATGGACGCTGGAGAAAGTGCCAAATTGGTGCTAGCAAACGAGTTCCCATGGCAGTCAGACGACGATAATCCACGGTACTGAAGAGTTAACCTAACAGTTCCGGCAGGGGAATGAAACAGGTCAGTGGAGGACAGTGCAAAATCTTGAGTGAATTTACCCTTTCCCACCACAGAGGATAGCGGAACCAAAGCAAACCCTAGCAGCTGATCTTCCAGATAATTCTTTGCCCGACTCAACATCCACATTTCACATTTCATCACTGCATCGGGTTGAGtgatttttatttgcaagttttGGTCAAACTGAGGGTTTTTGCCACCGCATTTTACAATTGTGGTAGATAACGTCTCATCAGGGCTGCAAGTGAGGGAAAACTTTGCATACACATCTTGATTATCATAAATGCAGATATTATGAATGTTTCTTGCATGATGAACAAATATGTCCAGAATGCCTGCAAAGGCTACCCTGTCTCCCTCACCTTCCCCCATCCTTTCACCGCCAGTATTCAGGCCGTACGGGTACCGCCCAGGAGCAGGGGAATAAGAAGCCATTCCTATgggaaaaggaaaaaaataaaacaaagcaaacaaataaataaaacccTCAATCaaacatcttacatttccaagcaCTGCACAACATAGAAAAAACTGCAAACGGTCTAAAAATTGATTTCTTTCTCTGGAAGCACTGATCTAAATACAAGACATACAAACGGTCTAAAAATTGATTTCTTTCCCTCTCTAGTCCCTAAAGTCACAAAAGATTACCCAAAGGAGAAGAAAAATGAAAAGGCGAGGACAGAATTTCAAATAAGGAGGACAGAATATACGCTATATAGTACCAGAATCAAAGATTCAAGCATTCCCTCAACCAATTTAAACAAATGGGCAGAGGAAACAAGGGCAAAAAACTCACTTGGAGCGCGTCCGATTCGATCCAGGGGCAAATGCGGAGCAGTGTAAGAGGAGAACAAGTGTGTGAAAGTGGTTGGTAGTTCCAAGGGTCAGGCATGTTACGCAGGCTTTCGCCATCGTCGTCTGCTCCACTGAGTGGAATAGGGACCAGGGTCCCTGTCAGGCCCCACCAGTTGCGCCGCCTCCCTCTCCAAAACCTTGCTTTCAGACTATCCCATCCATCTCCTTTGACCGCTTCTCACGAAACGTGTCCTACAA
This genomic stretch from Cryptomeria japonica chromosome 8, Sugi_1.0, whole genome shotgun sequence harbors:
- the LOC131070584 gene encoding uncharacterized protein LOC131070584; translation: MASYSPAPGRYPYGLNTGGERMGEGEGDRVAFAGILDIFVHHARNIHNICIYDNQDVYAKFSLTCSPDETLSTTIVKCGGKNPQFDQNLQIKITQPDAVMKCEMWMLSRAKNYLEDQLLGFALVPLSSVVGKGKFTQDFALSSTDLFHSPAGTVRLTLQYRGLSSSDCHGNSFASTNLALSPASISSEVVLLDRSSEELRPVDYGSIEFPDMEIARQNEQLVSEYFKMASNEIKMENESKSEFQVADQTGFSGVTFLHLGATPIADDDYDMSLNAEEEKHADPHSSTQETNLFAYRNPTDGENSSHTGIVSSTTTSLSEEHSFLDFGEQKSSSVGESSHSHGSSPATIPTFESSAETPTSAHGNVSGDNQRALSSEEDTDKEGTGSSSETRMTERNSEPIFTKPLISINLEPDQTVVQQQIVDMYMKSMQQFTESLAKMKLPMDIETNESDDNTDTTSKQKKIETGKKEGARVYYGSRAFF